A window from Thiovulum sp. ES encodes these proteins:
- a CDS encoding DNA ligase, NAD-dependent (PFAM: NAD-dependent DNA ligase OB-fold domain; NAD-dependent DNA ligase adenylation domain; BRCA1 C Terminus (BRCT) domain~TIGRFAM: DNA ligase, NAD-dependent), whose translation MDFTEYKNAVKKLNVWAYEYYVLDKPTALDSEYDELYRKVESWEKENPEKVLAESPTNRVGDEVSEKFEKAEHLEPLWSLQNIFSIEEFKDWWEKLEKPKLYCEPKMDGVSLNLIYKNGYLEKAITRGDGKIGENVTANAKRIKSIPLKIDYLEDIEIRGEVVILKRDFQKLEGFANPRNASAGALRQLDPNITGERRLSFFPHGIGKNSLDFENFSETLKFLISLGFRDTERKSIQNFDDVQNFYNFILSGREKNELELDGIVLKVDSFKMQKRLGFTAKFPKWAVALKFPAVEKRSILKSVKWQVGRTGVVTPVAEIKPVEVGGVTVRRVTLHNIDEVARLGIRLNSEIIVVRRGDVIPKIISAQNGDSEIEILTNCPVCNSELFKDKTLILCQNLSCEARAINSIEHYLKSMDIKGIGKKIVETLFKNNLLKEIADLYDLDILELSMLPRFGSKSAEKVIFAIESSVSNRELWQLITGLGISGVGDVGAKSIANAFGIEFLSKSKDDFQNLDGFGEEISNSISDFLIKNRTKIERIIELSKPKITQSSSKIGKLAGKSVAITGTLSMGRKEFVKIIENLGGTFSSSVSKKTDILLCGENGRSKKSKAEKLEIAIYSEDDFLNEFDI comes from the coding sequence TTGGATTTTACAGAGTATAAAAATGCTGTTAAAAAACTGAATGTGTGGGCTTACGAATATTATGTTTTAGATAAGCCAACTGCTTTAGATAGTGAATATGACGAACTTTACAGAAAAGTTGAAAGTTGGGAAAAAGAGAATCCTGAAAAAGTTTTAGCAGAGTCTCCGACAAATAGAGTTGGCGATGAGGTTTCTGAAAAATTTGAAAAAGCTGAACACTTAGAACCTCTTTGGAGTTTGCAAAATATTTTTTCAATTGAAGAATTTAAAGATTGGTGGGAAAAGTTAGAAAAGCCAAAATTGTATTGCGAACCAAAAATGGATGGAGTGAGCTTGAACCTCATCTACAAAAATGGATATTTGGAAAAAGCGATTACCCGAGGTGATGGAAAAATTGGTGAAAATGTTACGGCAAATGCAAAAAGAATAAAGTCGATTCCACTGAAAATAGATTATTTGGAAGATATTGAAATTCGTGGGGAAGTTGTGATATTGAAAAGAGATTTTCAGAAATTAGAGGGTTTTGCAAATCCTAGAAATGCTTCAGCAGGAGCTTTGCGACAACTTGACCCAAATATTACAGGTGAAAGAAGATTAAGCTTTTTTCCACACGGAATAGGTAAAAATAGTTTAGATTTTGAGAATTTTTCGGAGACTTTGAAATTTTTAATTTCATTGGGATTTAGAGATACGGAAAGAAAAAGTATCCAAAATTTTGATGATGTCCAGAATTTTTACAATTTTATTTTAAGTGGTCGAGAGAAAAATGAACTTGAATTAGATGGAATTGTTTTAAAAGTTGATTCTTTCAAAATGCAAAAACGGTTAGGTTTTACGGCTAAATTTCCAAAATGGGCGGTTGCTCTTAAATTTCCAGCGGTTGAAAAAAGAAGTATTTTAAAATCGGTAAAGTGGCAAGTTGGTCGAACTGGTGTTGTTACTCCAGTTGCAGAAATCAAACCTGTTGAAGTTGGTGGTGTTACTGTTCGTCGTGTAACTCTTCACAATATCGATGAGGTCGCCAGATTAGGAATTCGTCTCAATTCTGAAATTATTGTTGTTCGTCGTGGCGATGTAATTCCAAAAATCATTTCGGCACAAAATGGAGATTCTGAAATCGAAATTCTCACAAATTGTCCAGTTTGTAACTCTGAACTTTTTAAAGACAAAACTCTCATTCTTTGCCAAAATCTTTCCTGTGAAGCAAGAGCTATCAATTCTATTGAGCATTATTTAAAATCAATGGACATCAAAGGAATTGGTAAAAAAATTGTCGAAACTCTTTTTAAAAATAATTTGCTGAAAGAGATCGCTGATTTGTATGACTTGGATATTTTAGAACTTTCAATGCTTCCTCGTTTCGGTTCTAAAAGTGCGGAAAAAGTTATTTTTGCAATTGAATCTTCTGTTAGCAATCGGGAACTTTGGCAACTCATTACGGGTTTAGGAATTTCTGGAGTCGGTGATGTTGGTGCAAAATCTATCGCAAATGCTTTTGGAATTGAATTTTTAAGTAAATCAAAAGATGATTTTCAAAATCTTGACGGTTTTGGTGAAGAAATTTCAAATTCTATTTCCGACTTTTTAATAAAAAATAGAACTAAAATTGAAAGAATTATAGAACTTTCTAAACCTAAGATTACTCAAAGTTCTTCTAAAATTGGAAAGTTGGCGGGAAAATCTGTCGCAATTACAGGAACACTTTCCATGGGTCGAAAAGAGTTTGTTAAGATCATCGAAAATTTAGGCGGAACTTTCTCCAGTTCTGTATCAAAAAAGACTGATATTCTGCTTTGCGGAGAGAATGGCAGAAGCAAAAAAAGCAAGGCAGAAAAGCTAGAAATAGCGATATATTCAGAAGATGATTTTTTAAATGAATTTGATATTTAG
- a CDS encoding putative extracellular nuclease (PFAM: Endonuclease/Exonuclease/phosphatase family) has translation MKFIAISFLVFLTFSACGENSGKREIGEKRLRVASYNVENLFDLDYSGGEYKEYIPNSESGWNSVIYKKKLGNIAFVVAQLDADIIAFQEIENKNALLDLRDEIKKKGIYYKYSAIADTKQKKSKRVSVTTTLLSKFPIESISEVKVSNHPMNRDILEVGVKIGDEVLYIFVNHWKSKSGGESRRIKSAEALKKRLDQFPSDTPYILLGDFNSNYNEYKTFVKSKHLNDSDGETGINHTLKTIEVNDWDMTIKFKKMFGMEIEIEDTTKEKVAKQSSNELNYNLWNELPEDDRWSYLYGRKKETLDNVIISKGLLDGKGVEFVDGTFKVFRDGGVLNKKGKVYRWQKDKMKRHIGKGFSDHLPIYADFGY, from the coding sequence ATGAAATTTATAGCAATTTCATTTTTAGTTTTTTTAACTTTTTCCGCTTGTGGTGAAAATAGTGGAAAAAGAGAGATTGGCGAAAAGCGATTACGAGTTGCTTCATACAATGTGGAAAATCTATTTGATTTAGATTATTCTGGCGGAGAATACAAAGAGTATATTCCAAATAGTGAATCTGGTTGGAACAGTGTTATTTACAAAAAAAAGTTGGGAAATATCGCTTTTGTTGTTGCACAATTGGATGCAGATATTATCGCTTTTCAAGAAATTGAGAATAAAAATGCACTTCTTGATTTGCGAGATGAGATAAAGAAAAAGGGAATTTATTATAAATATAGTGCGATTGCTGATACAAAACAGAAAAAGAGTAAAAGAGTTTCTGTAACAACTACACTACTTTCAAAATTTCCAATTGAATCGATTTCAGAAGTCAAGGTTTCAAATCACCCGATGAATAGAGATATTTTGGAAGTTGGTGTAAAAATTGGCGATGAGGTTCTCTATATTTTCGTAAATCACTGGAAATCAAAATCGGGCGGTGAGAGTCGACGAATTAAAAGTGCAGAGGCTCTTAAAAAAAGACTTGATCAATTTCCAAGTGATACTCCATACATTTTGTTAGGAGATTTTAATAGTAATTACAATGAATATAAAACTTTTGTCAAAAGCAAACATTTAAACGATTCTGACGGGGAAACAGGAATAAACCATACTCTTAAAACGATAGAAGTGAATGATTGGGACATGACAATTAAATTTAAAAAGATGTTTGGAATGGAAATTGAGATTGAAGATACAACAAAAGAGAAAGTAGCAAAACAGAGTAGCAACGAATTGAATTATAATTTATGGAATGAACTCCCAGAAGATGATAGATGGAGTTATCTTTATGGCAGAAAAAAAGAGACACTTGACAATGTGATTATCTCAAAAGGTCTTTTAGACGGAAAAGGGGTTGAATTTGTTGATGGAACTTTCAAAGTTTTTAGAGATGGAGGAGTTCTAAATAAAAAAGGCAAAGTTTATCGTTGGCAAAAAGATAAGATGAAGAGACATATTGGAAAGGGATTTTCTGACCACTTACCAATTTATGCAGATTTCGGATACTAA
- a CDS encoding DnaK suppressor protein (PFAM: Prokaryotic dksA/traR C4-type zinc finger) — protein MENLNLEQFKELLENRKESILENLNSLKISLNNLSQVDICDDGDFASISIDSHTDQMLVSLQEKELEEIEEALSKLVNEPEDFGVCEMCSEDIQFERLEIKPHAKYCRTCRDIAEKNQK, from the coding sequence TTGGAAAATTTAAATTTAGAACAATTTAAAGAACTTTTGGAAAATAGAAAAGAATCTATTCTTGAAAATTTGAATAGCTTGAAAATATCTCTCAATAATTTGAGTCAAGTTGATATTTGTGATGACGGTGATTTTGCATCTATTAGCATAGACTCACACACTGACCAAATGCTTGTTTCTTTGCAAGAAAAAGAGCTAGAAGAGATTGAAGAGGCACTTTCAAAATTAGTGAATGAACCTGAAGATTTTGGAGTTTGTGAAATGTGTTCCGAAGATATTCAGTTTGAGAGATTGGAAATAAAACCACATGCAAAATATTGTCGGACTTGCCGAGATATTGCAGAAAAAAATCAGAAATAA
- a CDS encoding hypothetical protein (PFAM: Predicted SPOUT methyltransferase~TIGRFAM: rRNA large subunit m3Psi methyltransferase RlmH), whose amino-acid sequence MNRVDIFWIGKKDRDEFDSISQHLIKNSLKFGRVSETNIWNKEIQKTQASENIPEIEKSYENSLQKYLSKDSFNIILDPLGKKVDTNGFAKILHENPRTNFFIGGAWGFNETFRKSGDLLLQLSPLTFSHKIAKIVLLEQIYRGLSINGGHSYHK is encoded by the coding sequence GTGAATAGAGTCGATATTTTTTGGATCGGAAAAAAAGACCGAGACGAATTTGATTCAATTTCGCAACATTTAATTAAAAATTCTCTCAAATTCGGGAGAGTTTCTGAAACAAATATTTGGAACAAAGAGATACAAAAAACTCAAGCTTCTGAAAATATTCCTGAAATTGAAAAAAGCTACGAAAATTCTCTACAAAAATATCTTTCAAAAGATAGTTTTAATATTATTTTAGACCCGCTTGGCAAAAAAGTTGATACAAACGGTTTTGCAAAAATTCTCCATGAAAATCCACGAACAAACTTTTTTATTGGCGGAGCTTGGGGATTTAATGAGACATTTAGAAAAAGTGGAGATCTTCTTTTGCAACTTTCACCACTAACTTTTAGTCACAAAATTGCAAAAATTGTTCTTCTCGAACAGATTTATCGCGGACTTTCGATAAATGGCGGACACTCATACCATAAATAG
- a CDS encoding phosphatidylserine synthase (PFAM: CDP-alcohol phosphatidyltransferase~TIGRFAM: CDP-diacylglycerol--serine O-phosphatidyltransferase) translates to MILFQKESDFNLANTITFLNITAGVLAIYFISQELYNFAVISAWIGGAFDILDGKVARKFGLSSQFGIQLDSFADFLSFVIVPLLLLYFAIFKSSDLNPAIFGIAFVLYTISGLRRLIRFNLNSNEGEAEKFFTGIPTPLGAILLWVSLLFWQFEIITNPLFYTIYIVVVGFLLNSKIKIPHP, encoded by the coding sequence ATGATCCTTTTCCAAAAAGAGAGTGATTTCAATTTAGCAAATACAATCACTTTTTTAAATATAACGGCGGGAGTTTTAGCGATATATTTTATTTCGCAGGAACTTTATAATTTTGCCGTTATCTCCGCTTGGATTGGCGGAGCTTTTGATATTCTTGATGGAAAAGTGGCTCGAAAATTCGGGCTTTCTTCTCAATTTGGAATTCAACTTGATTCTTTTGCGGATTTTTTATCTTTTGTAATTGTTCCGCTTCTTCTCTTGTATTTTGCAATTTTCAAAAGTTCAGATTTAAATCCAGCAATTTTTGGAATAGCTTTTGTGCTTTATACAATTTCAGGACTTCGACGACTTATTCGTTTCAATTTGAATAGCAATGAGGGTGAAGCTGAAAAATTCTTTACAGGAATTCCGACTCCACTCGGTGCAATTTTGCTTTGGGTTTCACTTCTTTTTTGGCAATTTGAAATTATCACAAATCCACTTTTCTACACAATTTACATAGTTGTTGTTGGATTTTTACTTAATTCAAAAATTAAGATTCCTCACCCGTGA
- a CDS encoding phosphoribosylaminoimidazole synthetase (PFAM: AIR synthase related protein, N-terminal domain; AIR synthase related protein, C-terminal domain~TIGRFAM: phosphoribosylaminoimidazole synthetase) — protein MSKVSYKDSGVDIDAGNSLVERIKPIVKKSFDGNVLGGIGSFAGAYKLPTGYKSPVLLSATDGVGTKLKLAIDSKRFDTVGEDLVAMCVNDLICNFAKPMFFLDYYATGKLAIDEAESVISGIANGCIKAESSLVGGETAEMPSMYSEGDFDLAGFAVGIAEEDEIDRRGKISEGDDLIALPSSGLHSNGFSLARKVLFDKMNLKLEGELLETLLTPTRIYVKEFLELKEKINALAHITGGGLLENLPRVFPENLGAEIEKDKIRVHGIFKTIGEHVEESEMWRTFNMGVGMVVVVSPENSDEVLQKTDGYKIGKVVKGEGVSLK, from the coding sequence TTGAGTAAAGTAAGTTATAAAGATTCTGGTGTCGATATTGATGCTGGAAACTCCCTTGTGGAGAGAATTAAACCAATCGTAAAAAAGAGTTTTGACGGAAATGTTCTTGGCGGAATTGGTTCATTTGCAGGTGCATATAAATTGCCGACGGGGTATAAAAGCCCAGTTTTACTTTCGGCGACTGACGGAGTTGGAACAAAACTAAAATTAGCGATTGACTCAAAAAGATTTGATACAGTTGGTGAAGATTTAGTAGCGATGTGTGTGAATGATTTAATTTGTAATTTTGCAAAACCGATGTTTTTCCTCGACTATTATGCAACAGGAAAATTAGCAATTGACGAAGCGGAAAGTGTGATTTCAGGAATTGCAAACGGTTGTATTAAAGCGGAAAGCTCACTTGTTGGCGGGGAGACTGCGGAGATGCCATCGATGTATTCGGAAGGTGATTTTGACTTAGCAGGATTTGCAGTTGGAATTGCGGAAGAAGATGAAATTGATAGACGGGGAAAAATCTCAGAAGGGGACGACCTCATCGCTCTACCAAGTAGCGGTTTGCATTCTAACGGTTTTTCACTAGCGAGAAAAGTGCTTTTTGACAAAATGAATTTGAAATTAGAGGGCGAACTTCTCGAAACTCTTTTGACTCCGACACGAATTTATGTGAAAGAGTTTTTAGAATTGAAAGAAAAAATCAATGCACTTGCACACATTACTGGTGGCGGTCTTCTTGAAAATCTACCTCGAGTTTTCCCTGAAAATTTAGGTGCGGAAATCGAGAAAGACAAAATCAGAGTTCATGGTATTTTTAAAACAATTGGCGAACATGTCGAGGAGAGTGAAATGTGGCGAACTTTCAATATGGGTGTTGGAATGGTAGTTGTTGTTTCTCCAGAAAATAGCGATGAGGTTCTTCAAAAAACTGACGGCTATAAAATTGGAAAAGTTGTAAAAGGCGAGGGAGTTTCACTGAAATGA
- a CDS encoding Flagellar basal-body M-ring protein FliF (PFAM: Flagellar M-ring protein C-terminal; Secretory protein of YscJ/FliF family~TIGRFAM: flagellar basal-body M-ring protein/flagellar hook-basal body protein (fliF)), translating to MNFKELLTQLSKEFLKLNTNQKLIVGASLLAVVGFLIFLVIVSTAEDKSYGYKPLFEGVPYQEAGKVVEALKQNGIDYSIEEKNNNLATIKVANEDLPKARIHVSELGLPKDTRVGFELFNEQEFGATDFDQKIKYLRAIEGELSKTIELLDPISSAKVHIALPQDSLFVARQVKPTASVVISLRESMILQPKQVKGIQHLVASSVPKLSPEDVSIVNSFGEDLGDGDEISTSSEEAKIQMSYKNRYEKLYENKIVEVLAPFIGGTERVVAKVTIEFDFSREESQSEYFDPESVIRSEQSLEELREGSSPKDIGGVPGAVSNIGPVQGLNGEDKEKYEKSKATTNYEISKTVSSKKAEFSRIRRITAAVVVDGTYQKKKDENGKDTSEWEYLPLEQTQLDAIQGLVVQAIGINLERGDDVSVRNFQFKSVKDHLDRSIVMETWQDRVQEYLGPFENIIKYIIAGIILFIFYRKVVQPFAFKMLEEVKEDDDDYAYSLANDEELEEDINEKYSAMKKNIENSLGLDNNFNEDSMKYDILLERISAYISENPEDVSDLFQILIDEENGDDKTSLSGADLTSALNSAGAN from the coding sequence ATGAATTTTAAAGAACTTTTAACACAACTATCAAAAGAATTTCTAAAATTAAATACAAATCAGAAACTTATCGTTGGTGCTTCCCTTTTAGCAGTCGTCGGATTTCTAATTTTTCTTGTAATTGTTTCAACAGCAGAAGATAAAAGTTACGGTTATAAACCTCTATTTGAGGGAGTACCATATCAAGAAGCTGGAAAAGTTGTTGAAGCACTCAAGCAAAATGGTATTGATTATTCTATTGAAGAGAAAAATAATAATTTGGCAACAATCAAAGTTGCAAATGAAGATTTGCCAAAAGCAAGAATTCATGTTTCTGAACTTGGTTTGCCAAAAGATACTCGAGTTGGATTTGAACTTTTTAATGAGCAAGAATTTGGAGCGACAGATTTTGATCAAAAAATTAAATATTTAAGAGCAATTGAGGGTGAATTATCAAAAACAATTGAGTTGCTTGATCCAATCAGTTCCGCAAAAGTTCATATTGCACTTCCGCAAGATTCACTTTTTGTAGCACGACAAGTAAAACCAACTGCTTCGGTTGTGATTTCCCTTCGAGAAAGCATGATTTTACAGCCAAAACAGGTAAAAGGGATTCAACATCTTGTTGCTTCATCAGTGCCAAAACTCTCTCCAGAAGATGTTTCAATTGTAAATAGTTTTGGTGAAGACCTTGGTGATGGAGATGAAATTTCTACATCAAGCGAAGAAGCAAAAATTCAAATGTCGTACAAAAATCGGTATGAGAAACTTTATGAAAATAAGATTGTAGAGGTTCTTGCTCCATTTATTGGAGGGACTGAAAGAGTTGTTGCAAAAGTTACAATTGAGTTTGATTTTTCGAGAGAAGAGAGCCAAAGTGAATATTTTGATCCAGAATCTGTAATTCGTAGCGAACAGAGTTTAGAGGAGTTGCGAGAAGGTTCTAGCCCAAAAGATATTGGCGGAGTTCCAGGTGCAGTTAGTAACATAGGTCCAGTTCAAGGTTTAAATGGCGAAGACAAAGAGAAATATGAAAAGAGTAAAGCAACAACAAATTATGAAATTTCAAAAACTGTTTCTAGCAAAAAAGCAGAATTTTCTCGAATTAGAAGAATAACTGCTGCGGTTGTTGTTGATGGAACTTATCAAAAGAAAAAAGATGAAAATGGAAAAGATACTAGTGAATGGGAATATCTTCCACTAGAACAGACTCAACTTGATGCAATTCAAGGTTTAGTTGTTCAGGCAATTGGTATAAATTTAGAGAGAGGCGATGATGTCTCAGTCAGAAATTTCCAATTCAAATCGGTTAAAGATCATCTTGATCGAAGTATTGTTATGGAGACATGGCAAGACAGAGTTCAGGAATATTTAGGTCCATTTGAAAATATAATAAAATATATCATTGCAGGTATTATTCTGTTTATCTTCTATCGAAAAGTTGTTCAGCCATTTGCTTTCAAAATGTTGGAAGAGGTGAAAGAAGACGACGACGATTATGCTTATTCACTTGCAAATGACGAAGAGCTAGAAGAAGATATTAATGAGAAGTATTCAGCAATGAAGAAAAACATCGAAAATTCTCTTGGACTTGATAACAACTTTAATGAGGACTCAATGAAATACGATATTCTGCTTGAAAGAATTTCTGCTTATATCAGTGAGAATCCAGAAGATGTTAGCGACTTGTTCCAAATCTTAATTGATGAAGAGAACGGAGATGATAAAACATCACTTTCGGGTGCAGATTTAACATCAGCTTTAAATAGTGCTGGAGCAAATTAG
- a CDS encoding histidinol-phosphate aminotransferase (PFAM: Aminotransferase class I and II~TIGRFAM: histidinol-phosphate aminotransferase) → MKFNRHLDALELYEAGKPIELVVREFGVPKEKIIKMASNENPFGMSPKVSSAISEKAKYAYMYPDDSMFELKTGLSDKFGVDENQIVIGAGSDQVLEMISRAKLNSNSKVLMNKITFAMYSIYAKQMGAEILTTDSTHHDLEQFLEIAKNENPDLIYICTPNNPTGDALSKNEVYDFLEKISPETLVVLDGAYMEYAIVKDDNFKIEPKDLVETFPNVIYTGTFSKAYGLGGMRVGYGIAKPEITRNILKMRPPFNITTLSLLASIEALKDWDFVQNSIEINFREMKRYVEFIEKHGLNYIESHTNFITILLTDRYNSTTLSDKLLKEGIIVRNLRGYNLNAIRVTIGKPEENSRFFEIFESIT, encoded by the coding sequence TTGAAATTTAATAGACACTTAGATGCTTTGGAACTTTACGAAGCTGGAAAACCGATAGAACTTGTTGTTCGCGAATTCGGTGTTCCAAAAGAGAAAATTATTAAAATGGCTAGTAACGAGAATCCTTTTGGAATGAGTCCAAAAGTTTCGAGTGCAATTTCTGAAAAAGCAAAATATGCTTATATGTATCCAGACGATTCTATGTTTGAATTAAAAACAGGATTGTCTGATAAATTTGGAGTTGATGAAAATCAAATAGTTATAGGTGCAGGTAGTGATCAAGTTCTTGAGATGATCTCTCGTGCAAAACTGAATTCAAACTCAAAAGTTTTAATGAACAAAATTACTTTTGCGATGTATTCAATTTATGCAAAACAGATGGGTGCAGAAATTCTCACAACCGATTCTACTCATCATGATTTAGAACAATTTTTAGAAATTGCAAAAAATGAGAATCCTGACCTCATCTATATTTGCACACCAAACAATCCAACTGGTGATGCACTCTCAAAAAATGAAGTTTATGATTTCTTAGAAAAAATATCTCCTGAAACTCTTGTTGTTCTCGATGGTGCTTATATGGAATATGCAATTGTAAAAGATGATAATTTCAAAATTGAACCAAAAGATTTAGTTGAAACTTTCCCAAATGTGATTTATACAGGAACTTTCTCAAAAGCTTATGGTCTTGGCGGAATGCGAGTTGGTTATGGAATTGCAAAACCTGAAATTACTAGAAATATTTTAAAAATGCGACCACCTTTCAACATCACAACTCTTTCACTTCTTGCATCTATTGAAGCTCTTAAAGATTGGGATTTTGTTCAAAACAGCATTGAGATAAATTTTAGAGAAATGAAAAGATATGTTGAATTTATAGAAAAACATGGTTTAAATTATATTGAAAGCCACACAAATTTTATTACTATCTTACTAACCGATAGATATAATTCCACAACTTTATCTGACAAACTTCTTAAAGAGGGAATCATTGTTAGAAACTTAAGGGGTTATAATTTGAATGCGATCAGAGTTACAATTGGAAAACCCGAAGAAAATAGCAGATTCTTCGAGATTTTTGAAAGCATAACATAG
- a CDS encoding hypothetical protein (PFAM: Protein of unknown function (DUF752)) → MENLVKSSDGSYTLFSEKFGEHYHSPKDGALSEALYKHIIPALSIQKKEKLQILDINFGLGFNTFTTLYSLLNSDVEVEIHSPEIDRELVETLSNFPYPKIFEPLREIIVSIAENGKYESESKRIYVHFKDSRDFLKEYDGQKFNIVYQDAFSPKISPSLWTVEYFKLLKSRMTCDAVLTTYSTSTPVRLGMYENGFRIYTYKHEKVREGTIASTQKLSGLIEIDMEWKKESSSKGKSFRDSLI, encoded by the coding sequence GTGGAAAATTTAGTTAAAAGCAGTGATGGTTCATACACACTTTTTTCAGAAAAGTTTGGCGAACATTATCACTCACCAAAAGATGGAGCTTTAAGTGAAGCTCTTTACAAACATATAATTCCAGCACTTTCAATTCAAAAAAAAGAGAAGTTGCAAATTTTAGATATAAATTTTGGATTGGGTTTTAACACTTTTACAACTCTATATTCGCTTTTAAATAGTGATGTTGAAGTTGAAATTCATTCACCAGAAATTGATAGAGAACTTGTTGAAACTCTTTCCAATTTTCCTTATCCTAAAATATTCGAGCCTCTCCGTGAAATTATTGTTTCAATTGCGGAAAATGGAAAATATGAAAGTGAAAGCAAAAGAATTTATGTCCATTTTAAAGATAGTCGTGATTTTTTAAAAGAGTATGATGGTCAGAAATTCAACATTGTTTATCAAGATGCTTTTAGTCCAAAAATTTCTCCATCGCTATGGACTGTTGAATATTTTAAACTTTTAAAGAGTCGAATGACTTGCGATGCAGTTTTAACTACTTATTCAACATCGACACCAGTTCGACTTGGCATGTATGAGAATGGCTTCCGAATTTATACATATAAACATGAAAAAGTTCGTGAAGGAACAATCGCTTCTACTCAAAAACTCAGCGGTTTGATTGAGATTGATATGGAGTGGAAAAAAGAATCGAGTTCCAAAGGTAAATCCTTTAGAGACTCCCTAATTTAA